A DNA window from Amycolatopsis sp. DSM 110486 contains the following coding sequences:
- a CDS encoding helix-turn-helix domain-containing protein, with protein sequence METTCDQDGSWDVYLKSCPCRDVLDLLANKWTALVLGVLEQRPHRFGELRRAVGGISQKMLTQNLRNLERDGFVSRKVFPTTPPTVEYALTPMGAEVSAHLVALSTWSQSNFDRIRDARSTYDTRSLEPVN encoded by the coding sequence ATGGAAACCACCTGTGACCAGGACGGATCCTGGGACGTCTACCTGAAGAGCTGTCCCTGCCGCGACGTACTCGACCTGCTCGCGAACAAGTGGACGGCCCTCGTGCTCGGCGTGCTGGAGCAGCGGCCGCACCGCTTCGGCGAGCTGCGCCGCGCCGTCGGCGGCATCAGCCAGAAGATGCTCACGCAGAACCTGCGTAACCTCGAACGCGATGGTTTCGTCAGCCGCAAGGTCTTCCCGACCACTCCGCCGACGGTGGAGTACGCGCTCACCCCGATGGGCGCGGAGGTCAGCGCACACCTGGTGGCGCTGAGCACGTGGTCGCAGTCGAACTTCGACCGGATCCGCGACGCGCGCAGCACCTACGACACGCGCTCGCTCGAACCCGTGAACTGA
- a CDS encoding NADP-dependent oxidoreductase, which translates to MRVVTQREFGGPEVLRVTETDRPAPGPTEVLVRVHAAGVNPVDWKTRAHQVFLGEPPYTLGWDVSGVVEEVGFGATGVKQGDEVLGMPWFPREAAAYAEYVTAPSHQFVRKPAGLSHAEAAGLPLAGLTAWQALVDVAEVRSGQRVLVDAAAGGVGHLAVQIAKARGAYVLGTASAAKHDFLRSLGVDEPIDYRDENAAPADLDVVLGLVGEDSDLRWLPSLRPGGLLVSVPGGVGARAQEEAAKLGVQTAPILVEPDRVGLLGLVELVEAGRLKVHVDQTFPLEDAAKAHEVGEGGRVTGKLVLTV; encoded by the coding sequence ATGCGCGTGGTGACCCAGCGGGAATTCGGCGGCCCGGAGGTGCTGCGGGTGACCGAAACCGACCGTCCGGCGCCGGGCCCGACCGAGGTACTGGTGCGCGTGCACGCCGCCGGCGTCAACCCCGTCGACTGGAAGACGCGGGCGCACCAGGTGTTCCTGGGCGAGCCGCCGTACACGCTGGGCTGGGACGTGTCCGGCGTCGTCGAAGAGGTGGGTTTCGGGGCCACCGGGGTGAAGCAGGGCGACGAGGTGCTCGGCATGCCGTGGTTCCCGCGCGAGGCCGCGGCCTACGCGGAGTACGTGACTGCGCCATCGCACCAGTTCGTGCGCAAGCCGGCCGGGCTGTCGCACGCGGAGGCGGCCGGGTTGCCCCTGGCGGGGCTCACGGCGTGGCAGGCGTTGGTGGATGTGGCGGAAGTCCGGAGTGGACAGCGGGTGCTCGTGGACGCGGCCGCCGGCGGCGTTGGACACCTCGCCGTGCAGATCGCGAAGGCGCGCGGTGCATACGTGCTCGGCACGGCCAGCGCGGCGAAGCACGATTTCCTGCGGTCCCTGGGCGTGGACGAGCCGATTGATTACCGCGATGAGAACGCGGCGCCGGCGGATCTTGACGTCGTGCTCGGGCTCGTCGGCGAGGACAGCGACCTGCGCTGGCTGCCGTCGCTCAGGCCGGGCGGCCTGCTCGTCAGCGTGCCCGGCGGTGTCGGGGCGCGGGCACAGGAGGAGGCGGCCAAGCTGGGCGTGCAGACGGCGCCGATCCTCGTGGAGCCCGACCGCGTCGGGCTGCTCGGGCTGGTGGAGCTCGTCGAAGCCGGCCGGCTGAAGGTGCACGTGGACCAGACGTTCCCGCTCGAAGACGCGGCGAAGGCCCACGAGGTGGGCGAGGGCGGCCGAGTCACCGGGAAGCTGGTGCTCACCGTCTGA